One window from the genome of Lentibacillus daqui encodes:
- the yfmF gene encoding EF-P 5-aminopentanol modification-associated protein YfmF — translation MNKLKEQVFWENGFHLHVIPNQKYKTIAFAAKFKAPLNKQTITKRALMPFVLKQGTKTYPTRSKLQEQLDQLYGAVLSIDSMKKGNQHILSVRLEVANDKFISGESAVMEDALDLLNEVIFHPHTANGSFDKSIVDREKETLLQRIHALIDDKMSYANMRLVDEMCADEIYRLHVHGYEEDLNNITPDNLYQYYQEMLTDDQLDIYVSGDVDSELIKDKLTQYMERNTTSAQRGNDIDAADVAKEHGNPRTVVEKQDVQQAKLHLGYRTNITYRDNDYFALQVFNGMFGGFPNSKLFLNVREKHSLAYYASSRIESHKGLLFVFSGIAPGDYEQAREIIELQMQAMKQGDFTEEQIEETKGLIVNQLLETMDNQQGIIELLYQQVAGKRELSPDQLIEGIKQVTKDEIIRVAQKIELDTVYLLTTNGGKSDE, via the coding sequence ATGAATAAATTAAAGGAACAAGTCTTTTGGGAAAATGGATTTCATTTGCATGTGATTCCCAATCAAAAATACAAAACAATCGCATTTGCGGCGAAATTTAAAGCTCCTTTAAACAAACAAACCATTACCAAACGTGCGCTCATGCCATTTGTCCTAAAACAAGGTACAAAAACATATCCAACAAGAAGTAAATTGCAGGAGCAGCTGGATCAACTATATGGAGCGGTTTTATCAATTGACAGTATGAAAAAGGGAAATCAGCATATTCTCAGTGTCCGGCTGGAGGTTGCTAACGATAAATTTATATCTGGTGAGTCTGCTGTTATGGAAGATGCACTTGATTTATTAAATGAAGTGATTTTTCATCCCCATACTGCAAATGGGTCGTTTGATAAATCCATTGTCGACCGGGAGAAGGAAACATTGCTGCAAAGAATCCACGCGCTTATTGATGACAAAATGAGTTATGCCAATATGAGGTTAGTGGATGAAATGTGTGCAGATGAAATCTATCGTTTGCATGTACACGGATATGAAGAGGATCTCAATAATATCACCCCTGATAATCTGTATCAGTACTATCAGGAGATGTTAACCGATGATCAGCTGGATATTTATGTATCAGGTGACGTGGATAGCGAGCTTATCAAAGATAAATTGACGCAATACATGGAGCGTAACACTACGAGTGCACAGCGTGGAAATGACATTGATGCAGCAGATGTCGCCAAGGAACATGGCAACCCACGTACGGTTGTTGAAAAGCAGGATGTTCAGCAAGCTAAATTACACTTGGGTTACCGGACGAATATTACCTACCGTGACAATGATTATTTTGCACTTCAGGTATTTAACGGAATGTTTGGCGGTTTTCCTAACTCCAAGTTATTTCTGAATGTACGGGAGAAACACAGTTTAGCTTATTATGCATCATCACGGATTGAAAGTCACAAGGGTCTGTTGTTTGTGTTTAGCGGGATTGCACCTGGTGATTATGAACAGGCAAGAGAAATCATTGAACTGCAAATGCAGGCGATGAAACAAGGGGACTTTACCGAGGAGCAAATCGAAGAAACCAAAGGATTAATCGTGAACCAATTACTGGAAACAATGGATAATCAACAAGGAATTATTGAGCTGCTCTATCAACAAGTGGCAGGTAAGCGTGAATTATCACCTGATCAGCTTATTGAGGGAATTAAGCAGGTTACCAAGGATGAGATTATTCGGGTTGCCCAAAAAATTGAATTGGATACGGTTTACTTATTAACCACAAATGGGGGGAAGTCCGATGAATAA
- a CDS encoding FtsK/SpoIIIE family DNA translocase, giving the protein MAKKRKKRKKQLKKQVKFELLGLLFIFIAIFGSGAASISDGAIPGFLENIFRFFFGIWYFIASIVLLIIGIFLLVKRKYPDFTHKKMIGFYIILAGGLLLTHIQTFERMLLLIGDTSILKATWDNFFHYANGEGTAAQTGGGMIGAILLAFCYYLFSAVGAKIVAVFSILIGIIFMTEFSMGDFFSKQSKKLGSSWKKLKERWGNHREQKQAAKEEQRILDEVDADKDTIKNEEPVIQDFPDVQYSFEATPSANPASEQHEQISEPAPTDSKSSADDIDLSAMPMTEVENYEYILPSPNLLAEPAHNSQQQEKSQIQATVRKLERTFQSFGVKARITKVNVGPAVTKYEISPEAGVKVSKIVGLHDDLALALAAKDIRIEAPIPGKSAVGIEVPNQEVAMVSLREVLDTTMKQSSKLLFALGRDISGDAVVGELNKMPHLLIAGATGSGKSVCVNGIITTILMRAKPHEVKMMMIDPKKVELNVYNGIPHLLAPVVTDPKKASQALKKVVAEMERRYDLFSETGTRNIEGYNEFIHKYNQTNAEEDQQPSLPYIVVLVDELADLMMVASNDVEDSITRLAQMARAAGIHLIIATQRPSVDVITGVIKANIPSRIAFSVSSATDSRTILDTGGAEKLLGRGDMLYVPVGASKPTRVQGAFLSDEEVERVVDHCIDQQKATYQEEMIPEDNPEVSSEVDDDLYDDAVQLITEMQSASVSMLQRRFRIGYTRAARLIDAMEDRGIVGPYEGSKPRKVLVSQNAEERSS; this is encoded by the coding sequence ATGGCTAAGAAACGAAAAAAACGAAAAAAACAGCTGAAAAAGCAAGTGAAATTTGAATTGCTCGGGTTATTGTTTATTTTTATTGCGATCTTTGGAAGCGGTGCTGCTTCGATTAGTGATGGAGCAATACCTGGTTTCCTGGAAAATATATTCCGTTTTTTCTTTGGAATCTGGTATTTTATTGCTTCTATTGTTCTATTAATCATTGGGATATTTTTACTAGTGAAGCGAAAATATCCGGATTTCACCCACAAAAAAATGATCGGATTTTATATTATTCTGGCGGGTGGATTGCTGTTGACCCACATTCAAACGTTTGAACGGATGTTATTACTGATTGGGGACACATCCATTCTTAAAGCAACATGGGACAATTTCTTTCACTATGCAAATGGAGAGGGAACTGCAGCACAAACAGGTGGCGGAATGATTGGTGCGATTCTATTAGCCTTTTGTTACTACCTGTTTTCTGCGGTTGGAGCCAAGATTGTGGCGGTATTTTCCATATTGATCGGGATTATTTTTATGACAGAGTTTTCTATGGGCGATTTTTTTTCCAAGCAAAGCAAAAAGCTTGGATCAAGCTGGAAAAAACTGAAAGAACGCTGGGGAAATCATCGCGAACAGAAACAGGCTGCAAAAGAAGAACAGCGAATTCTTGATGAAGTGGATGCCGATAAAGACACGATAAAAAATGAGGAACCGGTTATTCAGGATTTCCCGGATGTGCAATATTCATTTGAAGCAACTCCATCGGCAAATCCAGCGAGTGAACAGCACGAGCAAATATCCGAACCTGCACCAACGGACAGCAAATCCTCTGCTGATGATATTGATCTCTCTGCAATGCCAATGACCGAGGTGGAAAACTATGAATATATCTTACCATCTCCTAACTTATTGGCCGAACCAGCACACAATTCACAGCAACAGGAAAAATCACAGATTCAGGCAACTGTACGAAAACTGGAACGTACTTTTCAAAGTTTCGGGGTCAAGGCCCGTATCACGAAAGTAAATGTAGGCCCGGCGGTAACCAAATATGAAATATCGCCGGAAGCGGGAGTTAAGGTTAGTAAAATAGTTGGTTTGCACGACGATTTGGCCCTTGCCTTGGCTGCAAAGGATATCCGTATTGAAGCACCAATTCCCGGAAAATCAGCTGTAGGAATTGAAGTGCCAAATCAGGAGGTCGCCATGGTGTCATTACGTGAGGTTTTGGATACAACCATGAAGCAGTCAAGTAAACTGTTATTTGCATTAGGACGAGATATATCTGGTGATGCGGTCGTTGGGGAATTAAACAAGATGCCCCATTTGTTAATTGCCGGGGCAACAGGCAGCGGGAAAAGTGTCTGTGTGAACGGGATCATTACGACCATTTTAATGCGAGCCAAACCACATGAGGTTAAAATGATGATGATTGATCCGAAAAAGGTGGAATTAAATGTCTATAATGGCATACCACACTTATTAGCACCGGTTGTGACCGATCCGAAAAAAGCATCACAAGCATTGAAAAAAGTAGTCGCTGAAATGGAACGGCGGTATGATTTATTTTCGGAGACAGGTACCCGAAATATTGAAGGGTATAACGAGTTCATCCATAAATATAATCAAACTAATGCCGAAGAAGACCAACAACCGAGTCTGCCGTATATAGTTGTTTTAGTTGACGAATTGGCCGATCTGATGATGGTTGCATCAAATGATGTAGAGGATTCTATTACACGGCTTGCCCAGATGGCCAGAGCGGCAGGAATTCATTTGATTATCGCTACGCAAAGGCCGTCTGTTGATGTCATTACCGGAGTGATCAAAGCAAATATTCCATCCCGAATTGCTTTTAGTGTTTCCTCGGCAACAGATTCAAGAACCATTCTGGATACCGGCGGTGCAGAAAAACTGCTTGGACGGGGGGACATGCTGTACGTTCCTGTCGGTGCATCAAAACCGACCAGGGTGCAGGGGGCTTTTCTTTCCGACGAGGAAGTCGAGCGCGTTGTGGATCATTGTATCGATCAACAAAAAGCCACCTACCAAGAAGAAATGATACCGGAAGATAACCCGGAAGTTTCTTCTGAAGTTGATGATGACTTGTATGATGACGCGGTCCAACTGATTACTGAAATGCAGAGTGCCAGTGTATCGATGTTGCAGCGGCGTTTCAGGATTGGTTATACTCGGGCGGCAAGACTCATTGATGCAATGGAAGATCGGGGGATTGTTGGTCCTTATGAAGGAAGCAAACCGAGAAAGGTACTTGTGTCGCAAAACGCCGAGGAAAGATCCTCATAA
- a CDS encoding YlzJ-like family protein, whose product MLYTPLSELDIFPSSEKHYAKRQCVSYKGRALYVEQQDDGSYQLLQLISSDPQDFLDGTLTPGTILR is encoded by the coding sequence ATGCTATATACACCACTTTCAGAATTGGATATCTTCCCTAGCTCTGAGAAACATTACGCAAAACGTCAGTGTGTTTCCTATAAGGGGCGGGCACTTTATGTTGAACAACAAGATGATGGATCTTATCAGCTATTACAGCTGATATCCTCCGACCCACAGGATTTTTTGGACGGAACATTAACCCCTGGCACTATTTTACGCTAA
- a CDS encoding ClpP family protease, whose protein sequence is MNQNDSNNEQQPQEDQNKSSELVEKIQHLGQSNLPQAPDSNIHVLSIIGQVEGHVQLPPQNKTTKYEHLLPQLIAIEQNPKIEGLVVLLNTVGGDVEAGLALSEMIASLSKPTISVVLGGGHSIGVPISVATTYSFIVPTATMTIHPIRLNGMVIGVPQTFEYMEKMQERVINFVVNHSNIKEEKFKELMFAKGNLTRDIGTNVVGTDAVEYGLIDGVGGVKEAMGKLNELIKENKNEDEQVIQ, encoded by the coding sequence ATGAACCAAAATGATTCAAATAATGAACAACAGCCACAGGAAGACCAAAATAAAAGTTCGGAGTTAGTTGAAAAAATTCAACATCTTGGGCAATCTAATCTGCCACAAGCACCGGATTCCAATATCCATGTGCTGTCTATTATTGGCCAAGTTGAAGGGCATGTTCAGTTGCCGCCGCAGAATAAGACAACCAAATATGAGCATTTACTGCCACAATTGATTGCTATTGAACAAAATCCTAAAATTGAAGGACTAGTTGTCCTGTTAAACACTGTTGGCGGGGATGTTGAAGCGGGACTGGCCTTATCCGAAATGATTGCTTCGCTTTCCAAACCGACTATTTCTGTTGTGCTCGGTGGAGGACATTCGATCGGAGTACCGATTTCTGTAGCCACCACCTATTCGTTTATTGTTCCAACAGCGACCATGACAATCCATCCAATCCGTCTAAATGGAATGGTGATTGGTGTTCCGCAAACGTTTGAATATATGGAAAAAATGCAGGAGCGTGTGATCAATTTTGTTGTTAATCATTCCAATATTAAAGAGGAAAAGTTTAAAGAGCTAATGTTTGCAAAAGGAAATCTGACACGCGATATCGGCACAAATGTTGTTGGGACTGACGCTGTAGAATACGGATTAATTGATGGAGTTGGTGGTGTGAAGGAAGCCATGGGAAAATTAAATGAGTTAATCAAAGAGAATAAAAATGAAGATGAGCAGGTGATTCAATAA
- the dapA gene encoding 4-hydroxy-tetrahydrodipicolinate synthase: MMNFGSVLTAMVTPFNAEGNIDYEQTTVLIEYLLNHGTQGLVVAGTTGESPTLTEDEKVNLFTHVVQVVNKRVPVIAGTGSNNTQSSIALTKKAENCGVDGIMLVAPYYNKPNQTGMYEHFKAVASVTSLPIILYDIPGRSVVTISAETIIKLSKLDNIVSVKAASGDLDQIAEIIEQTDDDFTVYSGEDGVTLPMLAIGATGVISVASHIIGNDLNEMIQAFQHGEVKKAASIHRRMLPVMNALFKAPSPAPVKAALQMKGIDTGSVRLPLVPLSETEQQQLKQYIDR; encoded by the coding sequence ATCATGAACTTTGGCAGTGTTTTGACCGCAATGGTGACACCGTTCAATGCAGAGGGAAATATTGATTATGAACAGACAACAGTTTTAATTGAATATTTGTTGAATCATGGAACACAAGGTTTGGTCGTAGCTGGCACAACAGGGGAGTCTCCAACATTAACCGAGGATGAAAAAGTCAATTTGTTTACCCATGTTGTTCAAGTTGTTAATAAACGTGTACCAGTGATAGCGGGAACGGGGAGTAATAATACGCAAAGCTCCATAGCTTTAACAAAAAAAGCAGAAAACTGTGGTGTGGATGGGATTATGCTTGTCGCTCCATACTATAACAAACCGAATCAAACTGGTATGTATGAACATTTTAAAGCAGTTGCGAGTGTTACATCCTTACCGATTATCCTTTACGATATACCAGGTCGTTCAGTCGTAACGATTAGTGCGGAAACGATTATTAAACTGAGTAAACTGGATAATATTGTTTCTGTAAAAGCGGCAAGCGGTGACTTGGATCAAATCGCGGAAATTATTGAACAAACAGACGATGATTTTACTGTTTATTCCGGTGAGGATGGTGTAACCCTGCCAATGCTTGCTATTGGTGCAACCGGTGTGATATCAGTGGCATCTCATATTATTGGTAATGATTTAAACGAAATGATTCAAGCATTTCAACATGGCGAAGTGAAAAAAGCAGCATCCATTCACCGTCGGATGTTGCCGGTTATGAATGCCCTGTTTAAAGCACCGTCACCGGCACCCGTTAAGGCAGCTTTGCAAATGAAAGGGATTGACACAGGATCGGTACGGTTACCACTCGTACCGCTTTCTGAAACAGAACAACAACAATTAAAACAATACATTGACAGGTAA
- the dapG gene encoding aspartate kinase, translating into MQILVQKFGGTSVQTKENRNYVIRHIKEALINDYKLVVVVSALGRKPDPYATDTLLDLVGFPANHNSAQELDLLMSCGETIASVVLSNELQRHHISATALTGAQAGFVTNNDFTQAKIKKVNPKRILEEFEQNDVVVVAGFQGQTETGEVTTIGRGGSDTSAAALGAALQADEIQIFTDVNGIMTADPRVVKGARPLDVVTYTEICNLAYQGAKVVHPRAVEIAMQAKIPMRVRSTYSNGQGTLVTASRIQELGSDIPDRLITGIAHMDRITQIRVQTKEEAIRLHSEVFKAMAESGISVDFINISPNGVLYTVPEVFTKKAVRVLQTLGFQPEITENCAKVSAVGAGMTGVPGVASKIVQALTNRNVQILQSADSHTTIWVLIHEKDLATAVNALHDAFELSRTKETV; encoded by the coding sequence TTGCAGATATTAGTTCAAAAGTTTGGCGGCACATCTGTTCAAACAAAAGAAAATAGAAACTATGTTATCCGACATATTAAAGAAGCACTAATAAATGATTATAAACTAGTTGTTGTTGTATCTGCATTAGGGAGGAAACCGGATCCATATGCAACAGATACACTCCTGGATCTTGTCGGGTTCCCGGCTAATCATAATTCTGCCCAGGAGTTGGATTTATTAATGTCATGCGGGGAAACAATTGCGTCGGTGGTTTTATCGAATGAGTTGCAGCGTCATCATATTTCTGCCACGGCCTTGACTGGTGCACAGGCTGGCTTTGTTACAAACAATGACTTTACCCAAGCCAAGATTAAAAAAGTCAACCCCAAACGTATCCTGGAAGAGTTCGAGCAGAATGATGTCGTGGTTGTCGCAGGATTTCAAGGACAAACGGAAACCGGGGAAGTCACTACAATTGGCAGAGGTGGCAGTGATACCAGTGCAGCGGCATTAGGTGCAGCACTCCAAGCGGATGAAATACAAATTTTTACCGATGTTAATGGTATTATGACCGCAGATCCTCGTGTTGTTAAGGGCGCACGTCCATTAGATGTTGTCACTTATACGGAAATTTGCAATTTAGCCTATCAGGGAGCAAAGGTTGTTCATCCCCGTGCGGTAGAAATTGCGATGCAGGCAAAAATTCCAATGCGGGTCAGATCTACCTATTCCAATGGCCAGGGTACATTGGTGACGGCATCAAGAATCCAGGAATTAGGAAGTGACATTCCTGACCGGCTGATTACCGGAATAGCCCATATGGACAGAATAACCCAGATCAGGGTACAAACAAAAGAAGAGGCAATACGCCTTCATTCCGAAGTTTTTAAAGCGATGGCTGAATCAGGTATTTCCGTTGACTTTATTAATATATCGCCAAATGGTGTATTGTATACTGTTCCAGAGGTTTTTACGAAGAAAGCTGTTCGTGTGTTGCAGACGCTTGGTTTTCAACCGGAAATAACGGAGAATTGTGCAAAGGTTTCGGCTGTTGGTGCGGGAATGACCGGCGTTCCTGGTGTGGCATCAAAAATTGTGCAGGCATTAACCAATCGGAATGTGCAAATTTTGCAATCAGCAGACAGTCATACGACTATCTGGGTACTTATTCATGAGAAAGACTTAGCCACCGCCGTCAACGCTTTACACGATGCATTTGAATTAAGCCGGACAAAAGAAACGGTATGA
- the asd gene encoding aspartate-semialdehyde dehydrogenase yields MAKKTVYNVAVVGATGAVGQKIVKLLEDKNFPVEQLKLLSSSRSAGKKVLFHDQEVTVEEATPDSFAGVDIALFSAGGSVSKKLAPEAVKHGAVVIDNTSAFRMAEDVPLVVPEVNEADLQQHQGIIANPNCSTIQMVAALKPIQEAFGLRRVIVSTYQAVSGSGTKACDELEQQTKQFIENKEMTAEILPVKSEQKHYPIAFNALPQIDVFQENGYTFEEMKMINETKKIMHTPELPVAATCVRLPFFTSHAESVYVEVEQDGVEVADLWKALDQADGVILEDDPNTQTYPTPLSASDKEDVFVGRVRKDLDTPNGFHLWVVSDNLLKGAAWNTVQIAKCLIQHNLIGK; encoded by the coding sequence ATGGCTAAGAAAACAGTTTATAATGTAGCAGTGGTAGGAGCAACAGGAGCCGTTGGTCAAAAAATAGTAAAGTTGCTGGAAGATAAAAACTTCCCGGTAGAACAATTAAAGCTATTATCATCGTCAAGATCAGCTGGTAAGAAAGTGTTATTTCATGATCAGGAAGTAACTGTAGAGGAAGCAACTCCGGATAGTTTCGCTGGTGTTGATATTGCTTTGTTTTCGGCTGGTGGATCTGTTTCAAAAAAACTTGCACCAGAGGCAGTGAAGCACGGTGCAGTTGTGATAGATAACACGAGTGCATTTCGCATGGCAGAAGATGTTCCGCTTGTTGTTCCGGAAGTTAATGAAGCAGACTTGCAACAACATCAAGGCATCATTGCCAACCCAAATTGTTCGACCATCCAAATGGTTGCGGCCTTAAAACCGATTCAGGAGGCATTCGGTCTTCGTCGGGTGATTGTTTCCACCTATCAGGCAGTTTCCGGGTCTGGTACAAAAGCATGCGATGAATTGGAGCAGCAAACGAAACAATTTATCGAAAACAAGGAAATGACGGCGGAAATTTTGCCGGTAAAAAGTGAACAAAAACATTATCCAATTGCTTTTAATGCCTTACCACAAATTGATGTGTTCCAAGAGAATGGCTATACATTTGAAGAAATGAAAATGATTAACGAAACCAAAAAAATCATGCATACACCTGAATTACCTGTTGCAGCAACGTGTGTACGCCTCCCGTTTTTTACATCCCATGCCGAGAGTGTATACGTTGAAGTGGAACAGGACGGTGTAGAAGTGGCTGACCTGTGGAAGGCATTGGATCAAGCTGATGGTGTCATACTGGAGGACGATCCAAATACACAAACTTACCCAACTCCGCTAAGTGCTTCTGATAAAGAAGATGTGTTTGTCGGCCGGGTCAGAAAAGATTTGGACACACCGAATGGCTTTCATTTATGGGTTGTTTCCGACAATTTACTAAAAGGCGCTGCATGGAATACTGTACAAATTGCTAAATGTTTGATTCAGCATAACTTAATTGGAAAGTAA
- the dpaB gene encoding dipicolinate synthase subunit B produces MTLEGKRIGFGITASHCTYEKVFPQLEKLMEEKADVIPIVTYTVRTTDTKFGKAADHIDRIESITGKQVITTMPEAEPLGPKEPLDCMVIAPLTGNSLSKLANGLTDSPVLMAAKATMRNQSPVVLGISTNDALGLNGVNLMRLMASKFIYFIPYGQDDPYKKPNSLVANMDYLSATIEKALDYQQIQPVIIPYEG; encoded by the coding sequence ATGACACTGGAAGGAAAGCGAATCGGATTCGGCATCACCGCCTCACATTGTACGTATGAAAAGGTATTCCCCCAATTGGAAAAACTAATGGAAGAAAAGGCCGACGTTATTCCAATTGTGACATATACTGTAAGAACAACCGACACAAAATTCGGCAAGGCAGCTGATCATATAGACAGGATTGAGTCAATCACCGGTAAACAAGTAATTACAACAATGCCGGAAGCGGAGCCGCTTGGCCCAAAAGAACCACTGGATTGTATGGTGATTGCACCGCTAACAGGCAATTCGTTAAGTAAGCTCGCCAATGGACTGACAGATTCTCCCGTTTTAATGGCCGCAAAAGCAACGATGCGAAACCAATCGCCGGTCGTATTGGGTATTTCCACAAATGATGCACTTGGATTGAATGGCGTCAATTTAATGCGGCTGATGGCAAGCAAATTTATTTATTTCATTCCATATGGCCAGGATGACCCCTACAAAAAACCAAATTCTCTTGTTGCAAATATGGATTATTTATCCGCTACCATCGAAAAAGCACTCGATTATCAGCAGATTCAACCGGTAATTATACCTTATGAGGGTTAA
- the dpaA gene encoding dipicolinic acid synthetase subunit A: MDQFIAVLGGDGRYLELIRQLQQLPDTTISLVGFDKLEQGFTGLKQVDFNELEPKNLDVVILPITGTNPEGEIETVFSDQQITLSRDWFAQLRPNTLVFTGITNDYLTKMANELNLNLVALFDRDDVAIYNSIPTAEGTIMMAIEHTDYTIHSSRVIVVGFGRVGSTVANKFSALGAKVSVCARSIKDLARITEMGLTAIPLDELAYHTEDCDLLINTIPAFVIKKESIQQLPSHALIYDLASKPGGTDFDYAEKRGIKAILARSLPGIVAPKTSGKILADVIKQFLQERKEQA, translated from the coding sequence ATGGATCAATTCATAGCCGTATTGGGTGGAGATGGCAGGTATTTGGAGTTGATACGTCAATTACAGCAATTGCCCGATACAACCATTTCTTTGGTGGGTTTTGACAAACTGGAACAAGGATTCACCGGCTTAAAGCAAGTGGATTTTAACGAATTGGAACCAAAAAATTTGGATGTGGTAATTTTACCAATTACGGGTACTAATCCTGAAGGTGAGATAGAAACTGTGTTTTCCGATCAGCAAATCACACTATCAAGAGATTGGTTTGCACAGTTACGACCAAACACGCTCGTTTTCACCGGGATCACCAATGATTATTTGACGAAAATGGCAAATGAACTGAATTTGAATTTGGTAGCCTTGTTTGATCGTGATGATGTAGCTATTTATAATTCAATTCCAACCGCAGAAGGCACGATAATGATGGCCATTGAACATACTGATTATACGATTCATTCATCGCGGGTCATTGTTGTTGGTTTTGGCCGGGTCGGCAGTACTGTAGCAAATAAATTTTCTGCATTGGGGGCAAAAGTTTCTGTTTGTGCCCGCAGTATTAAAGACCTCGCCCGGATAACCGAAATGGGGCTGACGGCAATCCCTTTGGATGAACTTGCCTATCATACAGAAGACTGTGATTTACTCATTAATACCATTCCAGCGTTTGTTATTAAAAAGGAATCCATTCAACAATTACCGTCCCACGCGCTAATCTATGATTTGGCTTCCAAGCCCGGTGGAACCGACTTTGATTACGCGGAAAAACGTGGAATTAAAGCAATATTGGCTCGCAGTTTGCCTGGAATTGTTGCACCGAAAACATCGGGAAAAATTCTGGCAGATGTAATTAAACAATTTTTACAAGAAAGAAAGGAGCAAGCATAA
- a CDS encoding YlmC/YmxH family sporulation protein, which produces MRYKDISSKEIVNISQGSRLGVLGQTDLEINEHTGQIEAFIIPNYKWFGLKKEGAETKIHWKSIKKIGEDMIMIEWNE; this is translated from the coding sequence ATGCGTTATAAGGATATAAGCAGCAAAGAGATCGTTAACATCAGCCAAGGGTCAAGACTTGGTGTTCTTGGTCAAACCGATTTGGAAATTAATGAACACACAGGTCAAATTGAAGCATTTATTATTCCGAATTATAAATGGTTTGGTTTAAAAAAAGAAGGAGCAGAAACAAAAATCCACTGGAAATCCATCAAAAAAATTGGCGAAGATATGATTATGATTGAATGGAATGAATAA
- a CDS encoding M16 family metallopeptidase yields the protein MIDKHTCKNGLRVVMEQVPAVRSVTIGIWVLTGSRNENEQNNGISHFLEHMFFKGTRERSAKDIAEAFDAIGGQVNAFTSKEYTCFYAKVLDTHKELALDILADMFFNSSFDKEEMEREKKVVLEEIKMYEDTPDDIVHDLLARASYGNHPLGYPILGTQEHLASFTPETLRDYIQEQYTPDNVVVSVAGNVDQAFVNKVDHYFGTYGSANKRETIEKPVFIADSIERNKDTEQAHLCLGFDGLAIDDEHMYSLIIMNNVLGGSMSSRLFQDVREQQGLAYAVFSYHSSFLDNGLLTIYAGTGKEQLPQLQDTMQKTIDTLVTGGLTDKELTNSKEQLKGNLVLGLESTNSRMSRNGRNELLLHRHRSLDEMIREIDAVNHDSIKTVIDRVFKQSTSKALIAPKIM from the coding sequence TTGATTGATAAACATACATGCAAGAATGGATTAAGGGTTGTTATGGAACAGGTTCCCGCCGTCCGTTCCGTAACAATCGGGATTTGGGTGTTAACCGGATCCCGCAATGAAAATGAACAAAATAACGGGATTTCCCACTTTTTAGAGCATATGTTTTTTAAAGGTACCAGGGAGCGTTCGGCTAAAGATATTGCCGAAGCATTTGATGCAATTGGCGGACAGGTTAATGCCTTTACGTCCAAAGAGTATACCTGTTTTTATGCAAAGGTATTGGATACACATAAAGAATTGGCACTAGACATTTTAGCTGATATGTTCTTTAACTCTTCTTTCGATAAAGAAGAAATGGAACGTGAGAAAAAGGTAGTGCTGGAAGAAATAAAAATGTACGAGGATACACCAGATGATATTGTCCATGATTTATTGGCGCGCGCTTCATACGGAAACCATCCATTGGGTTATCCTATCCTGGGAACGCAAGAACATCTAGCATCATTTACCCCGGAAACACTGCGGGATTATATACAGGAACAGTATACACCAGATAATGTTGTTGTCTCGGTTGCCGGGAATGTGGATCAAGCTTTTGTCAACAAAGTGGATCATTATTTTGGTACATACGGGTCTGCAAATAAACGGGAAACGATAGAGAAACCAGTCTTTATTGCCGATAGTATTGAACGGAACAAGGATACGGAACAAGCGCATTTATGCTTGGGTTTCGATGGATTAGCGATCGATGATGAACATATGTACAGTTTAATTATTATGAACAATGTTCTTGGCGGCAGCATGAGTTCACGTCTGTTTCAGGATGTTCGCGAACAGCAAGGATTGGCCTATGCTGTGTTTTCGTACCATTCTTCTTTTCTGGATAATGGCTTATTAACAATCTATGCTGGCACCGGAAAGGAACAGCTGCCACAGTTGCAGGATACAATGCAAAAAACAATCGATACATTGGTTACAGGCGGGCTGACGGATAAAGAATTAACAAATAGCAAGGAACAATTAAAGGGTAATCTGGTACTTGGTTTGGAAAGTACGAATAGCCGTATGAGTCGTAATGGAAGAAATGAGTTATTATTGCATCGTCACCGTTCACTGGATGAAATGATTCGGGAAATTGATGCTGTCAATCATGACTCCATAAAAACCGTTATTGATCGGGTTTTTAAACAATCAACTTCCAAGGCACTTATCGCACCCAAGATCATGTAG